The nucleotide sequence TTCAGAAAGGGTTTTTTCTTATCGCGCGATGCGAATTTCAAGAAATGATAACACTCCTTTACCAGGATTTGATGAAAATCTTTTTGTTGATAACACCGATGCAAACGCTAGGAGTATTCAGGATTTATTAGCGGAATTATCTGCAGTTCGCTTTTCAACTTTATTTCTTTTCAAAAGTTTGACTGATGAACAATTAATGAGAATAGGAACAGTTTCTGATAATTTGGTTTCGGTTAGAGCTTTAGGGTTTTTAACGATTGGACATCAAAAACACCACCAAAAAATATTTGAAGAAAGATATCTGTAAGCTATTTCAAAATAGTAGCCCAGATTTTTAATTTATTTTCAAAAGTCATGGTATTAGCCGGACTAGTAGAAGGCATCACATAATATGTGATGCCTTTTATTTGTCCAAACTTCTTGGTAAAATACCGATGACTTTCTTTGCCGTTAAAAGCTATTTTATGAATAGAAGGATATTTTTGAAATAAAGTTTCAAAATCATTTTCTTTCTGGTTTTTGATATGGATGTCCAAACTTCCTTTGCGTTCGCAATTTTGTAACACATCCCAAAGTCCAATTTTATGAGATTTCAAAAGTTTAATTTTTTCTTCAAAAACTTCAGAAATAGGTAATTCGCTGAGAAGCGTGTACATGATTTTCCAAAAATGATTTCTTTTGTGTGCGTAATATTCTTGTTTTTCCAAAGAAGCAATTCCGGGCATGGTACCTAAAATTAAAATCTCCGTTTTAGAATCTACATAAGGAGCAAAAGATTGAATCATGATTTTTATTATTTAGAACTTTCTTTTTCAATTATAGCTAATGCCAATCGGATTTTCTCATAAGGCACTTGTTCTTCAAAATGTTCAAAGTAGGGCTTTAAAGCCGCTGGACTTTCTAGGATTATTTTGGCCTCTGCAATTTTTGTCACTTCTTCTTTAGTAATGAATTGAAATAAATCAATGGCAACTCCTTCTTGGTATAATTTAGCCAGATGTGACATAATGGTACTAACACCCAAATTTCTTTTTTCAGCAATTGCTTCAGGGGAAAGTCCGCTTTCGAATAAGGCTAAAGTTTCCTTATAGGTGGTAGCTCCTTTTTTAGGTTTGGCTGCTTTGCTTTTATGAAAATCGATTATGGCCTTTATGAAAATATGGCCGTACTTTTCTAATTTCACTTTTCCAACACCGTCAATGGCGAGTAGCTCATCATCACTCATTGGGCGATTGATTTCCATTTCTTTTAATACAGCATCACTAAAAATAACATAAGCCGGAACCGATTCTTCTTTGGATAGGTCGTAACGTATTTTTCGTAACATTTCAAAAAGAGAATCATTTTTAGGTTTTACTTTTGATTCTTTGATAGTTACTTTTTCTGCTGTTGCTTTTTGAACCGTTGTTAGTTGTACTTTTTCACCGTTAAATAAAACTTCATGTGCCAGAGGTGTTAGTTTAATTTTGTTTTGTTGATGAAAAGCAATTTCGCAATAGCCTTGATTAATTAGTTGAATCAGATATTGATTCCAATCGTACCAAGAAACATCAGCACCAACGGCATAGGTTTTTAGATTTTGATATTCTTTTTCGAAAATGTATGCGTTCTTAGATCCTCTCAAAAAATCAACAATTACAGGTAAAGGCTCTGATTCTTTTAAACGAATGATAGCAGATAAAGCTTTTTGTGCCAAAATAGTTCCATCAAAAAAGGCGGGGGGATTTTTACAAATATCGCAATTGCCACAATTTTGAGTAACGATTTCTCCAAAATAGGATAACAAAATTTTTCTTCTACAACTTAATGCATCAGCATATTGTCGCATACGTTCTAATTTTGCCAATTGTACTTCGGCATTCAAACCTTGTGACGCAAATTTTTGTAACTGAATTACATCACCATAACTTTCAAACATAATCGTTTCTGATGGTAATCCATCACGACCCGCACGACCTATTTCTTGGTAATAGCCTTCAATATTTTTTGGGAGATTGTAATGAATTACCCAGCGCACGTTTGATTTATCAATTCCCATTCCGAAGGCAATCGTTGCACAAATCACTTGACAATCATCATTTATAAATTCATCTTGTGTTTGCGCGCGAAGGTTAGCATCCAGCCCAGCATGATATGCTTTGGCATTGATACCTGATTTTTGTAATTTTTCAGCCAATTCCTCGGTTGTTTTACGACTTAGGCAATATATTATTCCAGATTCTAATGGTTTGTTAGAGATAAAATCAATGATTTGTTTGACTCTATCTAAAGCAGGACGAACTTCTAAACTTAGGTTTTTCCTATCAAAAGAGGAAATGTAAAGAACAGGATTTATCAAGTTTAGTTGTTTACTTATATCTTCACGCGTTGCTTTATCTGCTGTAGCTGTCAATGCTAAAATTGGAGTAGAAGGGAAGCGTTTTTTTAGATAGCCTAAATTAGTATAAGCTGGTCTAAAGTCATGTCCCCAAGATGAAATACAATGTGCTTCATCAATGGCAATAAGACTGACAGCGATTTGATTAAATGTGTTTTCTAAATACGACAAACTTTCAGGAGCTACATAAACTAATTTTGTTTTATTATTCAGGATATTTTCAATATGAGCTTGCTGTTCTGTTTCTGACTGACTGCTGTTTATGTAACAAGCTACAATTCCGTTTGCTTTTAAGCTATCAACTTGATCTTTCATTAAAGCTATCAACGGAGATATGACTATTGTGATACCAGGTAATACTATCGCAGGCAACTGAAAACAAACTGATTTTCCACCACCAGTAGGCATAATAGCTAGTGTGTCTTTTCCTGATAAAATAGAATTGATGATTTTTTCTTGATTGGGTCTGAATTTTTCAAAACCAAAATTGTCTTTTAAGGTGTCGTGAAGTAGAGTAGTGTTGATCATGGCGTTTATAAAAACTGGTCTTTAGGTGAGTAGAAAAATTGTGGTCTAATATAAAAATTTTTACTACAAATTAACACCAATTTTTTGAATTTAAAATTATAATTACACTAATGAATATGTTTTTATAATAAAAAAAGGAACTCTTGAATGGAGTTCCTTTAGTATTATTATAGAGAAGAATTAATCCTCATCATCGTCGTCATCGTCATCATCTGAACTATCTTTGTCATCTGAATCTTCGTCCTCATCATCAAAATCGGGTTTGTCAAGATTGTCATCTTCATCGTCATCACTGTCAATGTCATCATCAATATCTAAACCTTTGATTGGTGCAATTGGTTCGATTACGTCATCGATTTCATCATCCTCGTCATAATTTTCGATTCTATCAGCTAGTTTAGTACTTACTTTAACTAAATAAATAGTGTCTTCTGTACGTACTTCAACAGCTTCAATCAATTCGTTTTTAGCATTTCTAAAACGAATAATATCAGAATCGTCGTATCCATCAGGGAATCGCTCCACTAATAGGTTTAAAATTTCGTTTGTAAGTTTTGCGTAATCAACAATTACTCTTTTCATAATGATATTCTATAAATCTAATAAATAAGCAAAAATTAATGGCGCTACAATAGTAGCATCTGATTCAATAATAAACTTTGGTGTATTAATGTCTAATTTACCCCAAGTTATTTTTTCATTTGGAACTGCTCCTGAATAAGACCCGTAACTAGTTGTTGAGTCCGAAATTTGGCAGAAATAACTCCAAAATGGAACGTCGTGCATTTCCATATCTTGGTACAACATTGGCACTACACAGATAGGAAAATCTCCTGCGATACCTCCACCAATTTGGAAAAAGCCAACACCATTGGCGCTGTTTTTTGGATACCAATCAGCAAGGAAAGTCATGTATTCAATACCAGATTTCATAGTCGATGCTTTCAATTCTCCTTTAATTACATAAGAAGCAAAAATATTTCCCATCGTACTATCTTCCCAACCTGGTACAATAATAGGTAAATTTTTCTCAGCAGCAGCATACATCCAGCTGTCTTTTAAGTCTATTTCATAATATTCTTCAAGAACTCCTGAAAGTAACATTTTGTACATAAACTCATGAGGAAAATAACGTTCTCCTTTGTCATCAGCATCTTTCCAGATTTTGAAAATGTGTTTTTGTAAACGTCTGAACGCTTCGTGCTCAGGGATACAAGTATCTGTCACTCTATTTAAACCTCTTTCTAATAAATCCCATTCATCTTGAGCTGTTAAATCTCTGTAGTGAGGAACTCTTTCGTAATGTGAGTGAGCTACTAAGTTCATGATATCTTCTTCAAGATTAGCTCCAGTACAAGAAATGATTTGAACTTTGTCTTGACGAATTACTTCGGCAAATATTTTACCAATTTCGGCTGTACTCATTGCTCCAGCCATAGTAACCATCATTTTAGCTCCGTTGGCTAATTGTTGTTCATAGGCTTTTGCGGCATCAACTAATGCAGCTGAATTAAAATGCAAATAGTGCTTTTCGATAAATTGACTAATAGGTCCCTTACTCATTGTATTTTTTTTAAAGATATTAAAATCGATTATTTGAAAGAGAATCTAATTTCAAATGTAAAGATTTTTTAATTTAACTATTACTATATTGAATTATTATTTTGTGTTGTACCCTAATATTTTCAAAACGTCTTCTGATGTTTGTTGTTCTGAAAAAACTTCGGTTGCTAAAATCCCATTTTCATCACGATCAATTAAGATGTGTTTTGGTTGTGGAATCAAGCAGTGGTGTAAGCCACCATATCCACCAATGGTTTCTTGGTATGCTCCTGTATTGAAAAAACCAATGTATAATGGTTTCTCTTTATTGTATTTGGGTAAATAAATAGCATTCATGTTTTGTTCAGAGTTGTAATAATCGTCACTATCACAAGTTAATCCTCCTAATAAAACCCTTTCGTAAGTATCATTCCAACGGTTTACTGCCAGCATGATAAAACGTTTGTTAATTGCCCAAGTATCTGGTAAAGTAGTGATGAAAGAAGAATCAATCATGTTCCATTTTTCCCTGTCGTTTTGTTGTTTTTGATACAAAACTTGGTAAATAGCGCCACCACTTTCACCTACAGTAAATGAACCAAATTCGGTAAAGATATGAGGAACATCTACTTCGGCTTCATCACAAGCTATTTTGATTTGGTTGATGATTTCATCAATCATATATTGGTAATCGTACTCAAAAGTCAAAGAATTTTTGATAGGAAAACCACCACCAATGTTCAATCCGTCAAGACCAGGACATTCTTTTTTAAGAGCAATATATACTTTGATACATTTCACTAATTCATTCCAGTAATAAGCAGTATCATTAATACCGGTATTGATGAAAAAGTGCAACATTTTCAGTTCCAACTTTGGATTGTCCTGAATTTGTTTTTTATAAAAATTGACAATGTTTTTGTATCCGATACCTAAACGAGAAGTATAGAACTCAAATTTAGGTTCTTCCTCAGCTGCAATACGAATTCCAATCTTGAATTTTCCTTTAATTTCCGCTTGAAGTAAATCTAACTCTTCGTAGTTATCAATAATTGGAATGGTATTCTTATGACCGTGATTAATCAAACGGGCAATGTTTTCAATGTATTGGTCTCTTTTAAAACCATTACAGATTACGTAAGTACTCTTATTGATTTTGCCGTTTTGTAATAAATTTTCAACGATATTAATATCAAAAGCAGATGAAGTTTCAATGTGAATGTTATTCTTGAAAGCTTCATTCATAATATATTCAAAATGAGAACTTTTAGTGCAGTAGCAGTAATAGTATTTAGCCTCATATTTGTTTTTTTCCATCGACTTACGAAACCAGTTTTTGGCTTTGTTGATGTTGTTGGATATTTGAGGCAAATAGGTAAACTTTAGAGGTGTACCATATTGCTCTACTAATTTCATCAAATCGATATTGTGAAATTGAAGATTATCTTTGTTTAAGGTAAATTCTTCTTGTGGGAAATAGTATGTTTGATTTATTAAGTCAGAATATTTAGTGTTCATTTTAGTTTTAGTTTATTTTTAGAATTAGAAATAAAAAATAGATTAAACTAAAATTCAAACTCTAATATTAGCATAAATGATTTGTAATTCTTCATGCTCCATTTTGAGGAACTGAAAAAGGTCAAAAATAAAATTACCCTTAATCGTATAGAAACACTCCAATATAGTCAAAAATGATTTATTGTTTTGTGCTCTTTTAGATGAGTAACTTCCTTGTTTTGTATCCTTTTTCATTGCGGCAAATGTAAAAAATATTATATACGTAATGCAATCCTTTTTAGCTAAAAAATAATTAAGATTGATAATCTTTAAAGGCTTTAAGAATCAATTCATTTTCAACTGTTTGGTTGATGATAATCTTACCGATACCCTCAATTAAAGCAAACTGAATCGTCCCATACTCATTTTTTTTATCGTGAATGAGTAATTCTAGGATTGGTTCGATGTCATTTTCTTCAAAACTAATGTCGTCATAGATTGATTTTAGTGTAGTTTTAATCTCACTGAATTCTTTTTCGGAGATTAAGTTTTTGTTTAAAGAAATGTAACTTTCTAAAATCATTCCTACAGCAATAGCTTCACCATGCAATAGTGTTGTTTTATTTTCATTTTCTAAAAAATAACTTTCGATAGCATGTCCTAAAGTATGGCCAAAATTCAATGCTTTTCTTAGATTTTTTTCTGTTGGATCTTTGGTAACTATGTCGTTTTTAATTTCTACTGAACGGAAAATCAACTCGTCTAAAGCATCAAAATCAATCGATTTTAAATCTAAAAATTGTTCCCAATAGTTTTTATCGTAAATCAAACCATGTTTCAACATTTCGGCAAGTCCAGAGCGCATTTCGTTTTGAGGCACAGTTTCTAGGAAAGCAGTATCAACAATCACCATTTCAGGTAAATTGAAAACACCAATTTGGTTTTTTAAATTTCCTAAATCCACACCGTTTTTTCCACCAACAGAAGCATCTACCATTGAAAGCAGAGTAGTAGGGATATTAATAAAATCAATACCTCTTTTGAACGTAGAAGCAACAAAACCTCCTAAATCAGTGACAACACCGCCACCAAGGTTGATTACTAAGCTTTTTCTATCACCACCAAGTTCCGTTAATACGTTCCATATTTGTACACAAGTATCAATGTTTTTATTGATTTCACCAGCTTCAAATTCAATGATTTCAATTGTTAAATCAGTTTCAATAAGAGGAAGGAATTTAGGCAAACAAAATTCATTGGTATTGCTATCAACAATAATAAATAAATTAGAATATTTGTTTTCTTTTAAATGTATATTTAAAGCTTCGTAGCCTTTTTCATTAAAATGTATGGGATGATCAACAGCTTGAATGGTTTGTGATTGTAAAGACATATCTATTTAATAATTTTCAAAATTGGTGTAAAAATGTTCAAGTTGAATACGTTAAACGAGAAAAAGAGAGTTATTTTCAGTATTTAAATTGAATTGACAAAACTAATGCTTTTTTGATTTTTATTCGAGTAATTTTTTAAAAATTAAGTACTGTTTTTAGGATAACAAACATTCAATAAGAATTAGTATAAACGTATGAGTCTTGTTCGCCACGAAATCACGAATTAAAATAGAGTTATAATTAATTCAAGTTGCTAGTTAATAGCCTTATTTAATTGTAGTCCAAAGACAAATAGTGTTAGTTTTATTAAAAAACCTTCTAATGTAACAGCATGAATTGTTCTTGGAAACATTTTCTTTATATCACTTATTGTTGTTTCTACTCTTTTCCTCATCTTGAGTTTTTCGTTTTTTTGTTCTAGCGTATCAATTCTTTTAGCATTTGACTTACGTTGAATTTTTAATAAGATGCATTTTTTATTTAATGCAATGTCTTCTAGTCCGTAATCTGTATAGGCACTATCACCATATAATGAAGCTTCTACATGTAATTTATCAATCATTTTCCCTAAAGCTTTTGCATCGCCAGTTTTTCCTGGCGTGAAATGAAAAGCTATTGGAATCCCATCCTTTGTGGTGAGTAATTGTACTTTTACTCCATAAAAATAACTTCGCATACTGGCAGTATAGCCTCTCCATTTATTACCTGAAACAATCTTACAATTTGTAATCCTCATATTGTTGCAAACTGAAACAGGAAAAGAATCAATGATATAATGCATTTCACAACAGAAATCTTTAAAATAAGAACTTACTATCTCAAATAACTCGTATAAAAGTTTTCCAACTTTATGTAAACGTCTATTGAATCTACTCTTATCAAGCATATTAGGGATGAATCCATATTGTTTCATAAATTTTATAGCAGAGCAATGATTACCATAAAAACTCGTTGAAGAAACTATTGCAGTCAAGATAATTTCGCTATCACTAACTTGTCTTCTTACATCTTCAACATGTTGAATTCCTTGTAAAATATCATCTATTAAACAAAAAATTGATATAATTTTGTCTTTACAAAGCATTGGGGAGGTTTATTGGTTCGCAAAACAAATTTACTTAACCTCTGCTTTGTTTTTATACTACAGCAACTAGCAACTTGAATTAATTAATAAAATTCGTGAATTCATAGATTTTTTTTAAAATTTGACTCTCTATCTAACGAATAGATTTTGATAACTTTACTTAAAATGCATTATTAATTTCATGGAAAAAATATTCAACAATACAGAGATTGCTTTCTCGTTGAAGACAGATACCGAGCTAGAAAGGGCATATTTTTTATTCAAGATGATTGCTAATGAACCGCTAGTTCGCATAGGTACATTAGTAGCTAATTTTGCATTGAAAGCCCATTTACCTGTTGAGGGTTTAATAAGAGCGACTGTTTTTGATCATTTTTGCGGTGGTGTTAATGAAGATGATTGCCTTAAAGTAGTTGATAAAATGTTTACCAAAGGTGTTTCGTCAGTCTTGGATTATTCAGTCGAGGGGAAGGAAACCGAGGAGCAATTTGAATTAGCTTTAGCAATGATTTTAAAGACTGTTGATTTTGCTAAAGAAAGATTGGCTATTCCGTTTGCCGTTTTTAAACCTACAGGATTAGGCCGTTTTTATTTGTTTGAAAAAAAGAGCAAAAATGAAAAACTGACCGTTCAAGAACAAGAAGAATGGAATAGGGTAGTTGCTCGTTTTGATAAAATATGTAAAGAGGGTTTTGATAAGGATGTACCTTTGCTAGTAGATGCCGAAGAAAGTTGGTTACAAAATGCTGTTGATG is from Flavobacterium sp. NG2 and encodes:
- a CDS encoding DinB family protein; protein product: MNSSQLQESEYSVFFATYIKALDNIELIEDLEISLHQFIKFVQNIPMDKFDFRYAEDKWTIKDIIQHLIDSERVFSYRAMRISRNDNTPLPGFDENLFVDNTDANARSIQDLLAELSAVRFSTLFLFKSLTDEQLMRIGTVSDNLVSVRALGFLTIGHQKHHQKIFEERYL
- a CDS encoding DNA-deoxyinosine glycosylase, with the translated sequence MIQSFAPYVDSKTEILILGTMPGIASLEKQEYYAHKRNHFWKIMYTLLSELPISEVFEEKIKLLKSHKIGLWDVLQNCERKGSLDIHIKNQKENDFETLFQKYPSIHKIAFNGKESHRYFTKKFGQIKGITYYVMPSTSPANTMTFENKLKIWATILK
- the recQ gene encoding DNA helicase RecQ yields the protein MINTTLLHDTLKDNFGFEKFRPNQEKIINSILSGKDTLAIMPTGGGKSVCFQLPAIVLPGITIVISPLIALMKDQVDSLKANGIVACYINSSQSETEQQAHIENILNNKTKLVYVAPESLSYLENTFNQIAVSLIAIDEAHCISSWGHDFRPAYTNLGYLKKRFPSTPILALTATADKATREDISKQLNLINPVLYISSFDRKNLSLEVRPALDRVKQIIDFISNKPLESGIIYCLSRKTTEELAEKLQKSGINAKAYHAGLDANLRAQTQDEFINDDCQVICATIAFGMGIDKSNVRWVIHYNLPKNIEGYYQEIGRAGRDGLPSETIMFESYGDVIQLQKFASQGLNAEVQLAKLERMRQYADALSCRRKILLSYFGEIVTQNCGNCDICKNPPAFFDGTILAQKALSAIIRLKESEPLPVIVDFLRGSKNAYIFEKEYQNLKTYAVGADVSWYDWNQYLIQLINQGYCEIAFHQQNKIKLTPLAHEVLFNGEKVQLTTVQKATAEKVTIKESKVKPKNDSLFEMLRKIRYDLSKEESVPAYVIFSDAVLKEMEINRPMSDDELLAIDGVGKVKLEKYGHIFIKAIIDFHKSKAAKPKKGATTYKETLALFESGLSPEAIAEKRNLGVSTIMSHLAKLYQEGVAIDLFQFITKEEVTKIAEAKIILESPAALKPYFEHFEEQVPYEKIRLALAIIEKESSK
- a CDS encoding DNA primase — its product is MKRVIVDYAKLTNEILNLLVERFPDGYDDSDIIRFRNAKNELIEAVEVRTEDTIYLVKVSTKLADRIENYDEDDEIDDVIEPIAPIKGLDIDDDIDSDDDEDDNLDKPDFDDEDEDSDDKDSSDDDDDDDDED
- a CDS encoding deoxyhypusine synthase family protein, with the translated sequence MSKGPISQFIEKHYLHFNSAALVDAAKAYEQQLANGAKMMVTMAGAMSTAEIGKIFAEVIRQDKVQIISCTGANLEEDIMNLVAHSHYERVPHYRDLTAQDEWDLLERGLNRVTDTCIPEHEAFRRLQKHIFKIWKDADDKGERYFPHEFMYKMLLSGVLEEYYEIDLKDSWMYAAAEKNLPIIVPGWEDSTMGNIFASYVIKGELKASTMKSGIEYMTFLADWYPKNSANGVGFFQIGGGIAGDFPICVVPMLYQDMEMHDVPFWSYFCQISDSTTSYGSYSGAVPNEKITWGKLDINTPKFIIESDATIVAPLIFAYLLDL
- a CDS encoding arginine decarboxylase, yielding MNTKYSDLINQTYYFPQEEFTLNKDNLQFHNIDLMKLVEQYGTPLKFTYLPQISNNINKAKNWFRKSMEKNKYEAKYYYCYCTKSSHFEYIMNEAFKNNIHIETSSAFDINIVENLLQNGKINKSTYVICNGFKRDQYIENIARLINHGHKNTIPIIDNYEELDLLQAEIKGKFKIGIRIAAEEEPKFEFYTSRLGIGYKNIVNFYKKQIQDNPKLELKMLHFFINTGINDTAYYWNELVKCIKVYIALKKECPGLDGLNIGGGFPIKNSLTFEYDYQYMIDEIINQIKIACDEAEVDVPHIFTEFGSFTVGESGGAIYQVLYQKQQNDREKWNMIDSSFITTLPDTWAINKRFIMLAVNRWNDTYERVLLGGLTCDSDDYYNSEQNMNAIYLPKYNKEKPLYIGFFNTGAYQETIGGYGGLHHCLIPQPKHILIDRDENGILATEVFSEQQTSEDVLKILGYNTK
- the aroB gene encoding 3-dehydroquinate synthase, with translation MSLQSQTIQAVDHPIHFNEKGYEALNIHLKENKYSNLFIIVDSNTNEFCLPKFLPLIETDLTIEIIEFEAGEINKNIDTCVQIWNVLTELGGDRKSLVINLGGGVVTDLGGFVASTFKRGIDFINIPTTLLSMVDASVGGKNGVDLGNLKNQIGVFNLPEMVIVDTAFLETVPQNEMRSGLAEMLKHGLIYDKNYWEQFLDLKSIDFDALDELIFRSVEIKNDIVTKDPTEKNLRKALNFGHTLGHAIESYFLENENKTTLLHGEAIAVGMILESYISLNKNLISEKEFSEIKTTLKSIYDDISFEENDIEPILELLIHDKKNEYGTIQFALIEGIGKIIINQTVENELILKAFKDYQS
- a CDS encoding IS982 family transposase, with protein sequence MLCKDKIISIFCLIDDILQGIQHVEDVRRQVSDSEIILTAIVSSTSFYGNHCSAIKFMKQYGFIPNMLDKSRFNRRLHKVGKLLYELFEIVSSYFKDFCCEMHYIIDSFPVSVCNNMRITNCKIVSGNKWRGYTASMRSYFYGVKVQLLTTKDGIPIAFHFTPGKTGDAKALGKMIDKLHVEASLYGDSAYTDYGLEDIALNKKCILLKIQRKSNAKRIDTLEQKNEKLKMRKRVETTISDIKKMFPRTIHAVTLEGFLIKLTLFVFGLQLNKAIN